In Procambarus clarkii isolate CNS0578487 chromosome 13, FALCON_Pclarkii_2.0, whole genome shotgun sequence, the following are encoded in one genomic region:
- the LOC138364516 gene encoding uncharacterized protein isoform X2, which translates to MKAEISWEESRSVLFEWEVCRHAVPVEDTKCFKCMIEASIKCEDCHRLFCYHCDMKFFFLNPFQDRFSWASGYYEALPPTVTVDLNGTFTDWRRYDLYLPIFECQECGYSLPADAKMLNDGGYFCSSARKSNTFFSTKLLNNWHFLKRNSPGLSMKSLLIALQALGSRNGRDGCINFEAAKRTFQEWRFMQYELANVQSYNKTVCPACHTNPFAIHIDGNKKLFRYEKVGRGLRESYYSESVFAADNDVTNHLNHIESLKTKVNIMCTDFVNCT; encoded by the exons ATGAAGGCTGAAATTTCTTGGGAAGAAAGTCGGTCAGTTCTATTTGAGTGGGAGGTGTGTAGGCACGCTGTTCCAGTTGAAG ACACAAAATGCTTCAAATGTATGATTGAAGccagcatcaaatgtgaagattGTCATCGCCTATTCTGCTACCACTGTGatatgaaatttttttttttaaacccatTCCAGGATAGGTTTTCCTGGGCCAGTGGATATTATGAAGCATTGCCACCAACTGTGACTGTTGACCTTAATGGGACATTTACTGACTGGC GCAGGTATGACCTTTATCTGCCCATATTTGAGTGTCAAGAGTGTGGATACAGCCTTCCTGCAGATGCTAAGATGTTGAATGATGGTGGATACTTCTGCTCATCAGCCAGGAAAAGTAACACATTCTTCAGCACCAAACTCCTGAACAACTGGCATTTCCTTAAAAGGAACAGTCCAGGTTTATCAATGAAATCCTTGTTAATAGCGCTCCAAGCGCTTGGCTCTCGTAATGGAAGA gatggttgCATCAACTTTGAAGCTGCTAAAAGAACATTCCAGGAGTGGAGATTTATGCAGTATGAACTTGCAAATGTCCAAAGCTACAATAAGACCGTGTGCCCTGCTTGTCATACTAACCCATTTGCcatacatattgatggcaacaaaaAGTTATTCCGATATGAAAAAGTTGGAAG AGGATTGAGGGAATCATATTATTCAGAGAGTGTCTTTGCTGCTGACAATGATGTGACTAATCACCTTAACCATATAGAGAGcttaaaaacaaaggtaaatatTATGTGTACAGACTTTGTAAACTGTACatag
- the LOC138364516 gene encoding uncharacterized protein isoform X1, whose translation MKAEISWEESRSVLFEWEVCRHAVPVEDTKCFKCMIEASIKCEDCHRLFCYHCDMKFFFLNPFQDRFSWASGYYEALPPTVTVDLNGTFTDWRRYDLYLPIFECQECGYSLPADAKMLNDGGYFCSSARKSNTFFSTKLLNNWHFLKRNSPGLSMKSLLIALQALGSRNGRYILQDGCINFEAAKRTFQEWRFMQYELANVQSYNKTVCPACHTNPFAIHIDGNKKLFRYEKVGRGLRESYYSESVFAADNDVTNHLNHIESLKTKVNIMCTDFVNCT comes from the exons ATGAAGGCTGAAATTTCTTGGGAAGAAAGTCGGTCAGTTCTATTTGAGTGGGAGGTGTGTAGGCACGCTGTTCCAGTTGAAG ACACAAAATGCTTCAAATGTATGATTGAAGccagcatcaaatgtgaagattGTCATCGCCTATTCTGCTACCACTGTGatatgaaatttttttttttaaacccatTCCAGGATAGGTTTTCCTGGGCCAGTGGATATTATGAAGCATTGCCACCAACTGTGACTGTTGACCTTAATGGGACATTTACTGACTGGC GCAGGTATGACCTTTATCTGCCCATATTTGAGTGTCAAGAGTGTGGATACAGCCTTCCTGCAGATGCTAAGATGTTGAATGATGGTGGATACTTCTGCTCATCAGCCAGGAAAAGTAACACATTCTTCAGCACCAAACTCCTGAACAACTGGCATTTCCTTAAAAGGAACAGTCCAGGTTTATCAATGAAATCCTTGTTAATAGCGCTCCAAGCGCTTGGCTCTCGTAATGGAAGA tatatacttcaggatggttgCATCAACTTTGAAGCTGCTAAAAGAACATTCCAGGAGTGGAGATTTATGCAGTATGAACTTGCAAATGTCCAAAGCTACAATAAGACCGTGTGCCCTGCTTGTCATACTAACCCATTTGCcatacatattgatggcaacaaaaAGTTATTCCGATATGAAAAAGTTGGAAG AGGATTGAGGGAATCATATTATTCAGAGAGTGTCTTTGCTGCTGACAATGATGTGACTAATCACCTTAACCATATAGAGAGcttaaaaacaaaggtaaatatTATGTGTACAGACTTTGTAAACTGTACatag